The Brassica napus cultivar Da-Ae unplaced genomic scaffold, Da-Ae ScsIHWf_2497;HRSCAF=3227, whole genome shotgun sequence genome includes the window atcgtccacatatatcttgagtaatcatcaattaaGACGAATACATATCTATTGTTCGCTGGTGTTGATGGTGATATCGGACCGCGCAAGTCACCATGTACCAACTCCAATGCGTGTGATGCTTGATACTTTGCTTTAGGCGGGAAAGACTTCCGAGTTTACTTCCCAACTAAGCATGCACTGCACCCATCTTTCTCTGTATCACCTGAGGCATCTCTACTACCATCTCCTTGTCTACTATATTCTTCATGACTCCAAAGTTCACATGTCCTAGCCGCGCATGCCACGTCCATGTAACCTCCATTGGCGTCTTGTACAATCGGTTTGGTTGCCTAGCGACTTGTACTAATAGTCTTCCACGGGGATATTtcagcatcagtaagtcttctttcatattaacctcacaacccatctcggttgcttgtccaagacttatgatattgtgtttaagacTTGGGATGTATTAGATATCTTTGAGTGTTCTTCTCTCCCCTGTTTTCCCGAAGAACGTGATCGAATCTTTCCCAACAATCTCAACGTTTGATCCATCACCGAATTTGACTTTGCCTTTGATGCTCTCGTCTAGAtttgagaagaactctctcttgcctgtcatatggttacttgcaccattgtcaaggtaccatatactcgtatttccatcgcattcatcaaacctcttagcaaacactctctcttcgttgaggaatactacttcatggatatataatgcatctgcttcttgtgtttccgttaggttagcttcttctcttggtcgtgtAGGACAATGTGACATGAAGTGCCCCATCTTGTCGCATCTCCAAAATTTAACTTTAGAGTAGTCCTTCTTGGTCTTGTCcgaagcttctcctcctttgttATGACCATCAGAACTATTAgaccttcctcgtcctcttcctcttccaccatGACCTCTACCTCTGCTTCTTCCTCGTGAGTTGTTATGGCTTCCACGACCTTGCGTATCATTCTTCACAAACATTAGCTTcgattgatcttcatcttgggTTTCTTCTTTTATGCGTTCTTCGAAAGACTTCAATCTCCCAACAATGTCTTCGAACCCCGTTGAATTTAGATCCAGCACTTGTTCTAACGAAGCTACGATGTGAATGAACTTCGTTCTTGGAAGTTCCTTCAAAAACTTCTTTACCATCTTCGATGTTTTCATTATCTCTCCTAACGCGGCTGCTCTCGATGCTAAGCCTGAAAGTTTTCCTGCG containing:
- the LOC106429756 gene encoding uncharacterized protein LOC106429756 encodes the protein MGDNNNSQGRDKGLETKKDIRCPMLSSTNYTVWSMRMKVMLRLYDVWDTIDPVSDDAKKNNMAIALIFQSVLEALILQIGEHDTSKKIWEAIKSRNLGADRVREARLQTLMSEFDKLKMADTNTVDDYAGKLSGLASRAAALGEIMKTSKMVKKFLKELPRTKFIHIVASLEQVLDLNSTGFEDIVGRLKSFEERIKEETQDEDQSKLMFVKNDTQGRGSHNNSRGRSRGRGHGGRGRGRGRSNSSDGHNKGGEASDKTKKDYSKVKFWRCDKMGHFMSHCKREFFSNLDESIKGKVKFGDGSNVEIVGKDSITFFGKTGERRTLKDI